The following are encoded in a window of Streptomyces sp. 11x1 genomic DNA:
- the xerC gene encoding tyrosine-type recombinase/integrase has product MIDKRRRLPDERAQRALIYPYKNGFAAYVWVDTPDGKRKRKYVYGKTREEVHDKWIKLHAEAKQGPVATSSPMVAQYLTRWLREVVEPDLKPKTAETYAMHVRLYIAPGLGSKRLDKLTVRDVRNWVNTLLEQCQCCTQGLDAKRDTPRCCAAGDCCERIPSRRTVQDARAVLRSALTNAMTEELISKNVAALVKVRSARKTKRNPWSVEEARQFLEAASAAHDPLYAAYVLILVLGFRRGEVLGLTWENVNLDAGEITVQMQLQRINRRLVHDETKTEASTAVLPLPEICIAALQRRQKERELAKQAADELWSGFDFVFTTRYGTPIEPRNFNRRFMDRSARAGVRRIRLHDTRHTCGSLLAALDVHPRVAMQILRHSKIAVTMEVYTHVPSEATRRALRKLGKHLGKQDPE; this is encoded by the coding sequence ATGATCGACAAGCGCCGTCGGCTGCCAGACGAGCGAGCGCAGCGAGCCTTGATCTACCCGTACAAGAACGGCTTCGCCGCGTACGTCTGGGTCGACACCCCCGATGGCAAGCGCAAGCGCAAGTACGTCTACGGGAAGACCCGTGAGGAGGTCCACGACAAGTGGATCAAGCTGCACGCTGAGGCCAAGCAAGGGCCGGTAGCCACGTCCTCACCGATGGTGGCTCAGTACCTCACGCGCTGGCTCAGGGAAGTCGTAGAGCCCGATCTGAAGCCCAAGACGGCAGAGACGTACGCGATGCACGTCCGTCTCTACATCGCGCCGGGGCTGGGCTCGAAGCGCCTCGACAAGCTCACCGTGCGAGATGTGCGGAACTGGGTGAACACCCTCCTCGAACAGTGCCAGTGCTGCACCCAGGGCCTGGACGCGAAACGGGATACGCCGCGTTGCTGCGCCGCCGGCGACTGCTGCGAGCGCATCCCGTCTCGGCGCACGGTGCAGGATGCTCGCGCGGTCTTGCGGTCGGCCCTGACCAACGCCATGACGGAAGAGCTGATTTCGAAGAACGTCGCGGCTTTGGTCAAGGTCCGGTCTGCTCGGAAGACGAAGCGGAACCCGTGGTCCGTGGAAGAGGCCCGGCAGTTCCTCGAAGCTGCGAGCGCGGCCCATGACCCGCTGTACGCGGCCTACGTGCTCATCCTGGTTCTGGGCTTTCGACGTGGTGAGGTGCTGGGCCTCACCTGGGAGAACGTGAACTTGGACGCCGGAGAGATCACCGTGCAGATGCAGCTACAGCGCATCAACCGGCGCTTGGTCCACGACGAGACCAAGACTGAAGCGTCCACGGCCGTGCTGCCGCTTCCGGAGATCTGCATCGCTGCTCTGCAACGCAGACAGAAGGAAAGGGAGTTGGCCAAGCAGGCGGCCGACGAGCTGTGGTCGGGCTTCGACTTCGTGTTCACGACGCGCTACGGGACCCCGATCGAACCCCGCAACTTCAACCGCCGGTTCATGGACCGCTCCGCTCGCGCCGGCGTCCGCCGCATCCGCCTCCACGACACTCGGCACACGTGCGGCTCGCTCCTCGCCGCCCTCGACGTACACCCCCGCGTCGCGATGCAGATCCTTCGACACAGCAAGATCGCGGTCACGATGGAGGTCTACACGCACGTCCCGTCGGAAGCCACCCGCCGGGCACTCCGCAAGCTGGGCAAGCACCTTGGGAAGCAAGATCCGGAGTAG
- a CDS encoding LacI family DNA-binding transcriptional regulator has product MSTNDDHRPKAGRPRRADVARLAGVSPATVSFVLNRTAGQTISDETRQRVLQAVAELDYRPNRAAQGLRRGRSATIGFVSHDVDFGVFAAAAIKGAHEVSIRHGSLLLLVNTGGLKRQAAQLVGELLDRQADALIFAAASTRSVVLPEEALRVPTVLLNCFTLGDIAPAILPDDARGGREATRALLDLGHRNIAYFTGTVTSWATKARLRGFREALRGAGLDPRDHTVLPGNYHADSGYDLARRLLRRGSLPSAIMCGNDRMAMGAVLALLEAGVRVPEDVSVMGYDDQFQLAAEMRPALSTVRLPYDAMGRLAAEQLAVGGPARSGRTLVHCPLVMRDSTARCAGV; this is encoded by the coding sequence GTGTCAACCAATGACGATCACCGCCCGAAGGCGGGAAGGCCACGCCGCGCCGATGTCGCGCGCCTGGCCGGGGTCTCGCCCGCGACCGTCTCCTTCGTGCTCAACCGAACGGCTGGGCAGACGATCAGCGACGAGACGCGGCAGCGGGTCCTGCAGGCGGTTGCCGAACTCGACTACCGCCCGAACCGGGCGGCGCAGGGGCTGCGTCGCGGACGCAGTGCGACCATCGGCTTCGTCAGCCACGACGTGGACTTCGGGGTGTTCGCGGCCGCCGCGATCAAGGGGGCGCACGAGGTCTCCATACGCCATGGCAGCCTTCTGCTCCTGGTGAACACGGGCGGCTTGAAGCGCCAGGCGGCGCAACTGGTCGGCGAGCTGCTCGACCGGCAGGCAGACGCCCTGATCTTCGCGGCGGCCAGCACGAGGTCGGTGGTGCTCCCGGAGGAGGCTCTGCGCGTTCCCACGGTTCTCCTGAACTGCTTCACCCTCGGCGACATCGCCCCGGCGATCCTTCCCGACGACGCACGCGGCGGCCGGGAGGCCACCAGGGCGCTGCTCGACCTCGGGCACCGGAACATCGCCTATTTCACCGGCACGGTCACCAGCTGGGCCACCAAGGCCCGGCTGCGCGGCTTCCGCGAGGCGCTGCGTGGAGCCGGGCTCGATCCGCGGGATCACACCGTTCTGCCCGGCAACTACCACGCGGACTCCGGGTACGATCTGGCACGCAGACTGCTGCGGCGCGGCTCCCTGCCGAGCGCGATCATGTGCGGCAACGACCGGATGGCCATGGGCGCCGTACTGGCCCTGCTGGAGGCGGGGGTCCGGGTGCCCGAGGACGTGTCGGTGATGGGGTACGACGACCAGTTCCAGCTCGCGGCGGAGATGCGCCCGGCGCTGAGCACCGTACGGCTGCCCTACGACGCGATGGGCCGTCTGGCCGCCGAGCAGCTGGCAGTGGGCGGGCCCGCGCGGAGCGGGCGTACCTTGGTGCACTGCCCGCTGGTGATGCGTGACTCCACCGCCCGGTGCGCCGGGGTCTGA
- a CDS encoding ABC transporter substrate-binding protein — translation MSTRKLIGSASALGALALIATGCSSGSGSGTDTKTVTIWTQMDQPIIDGLKAELAPRAKAEGITVKWRRVDNINQLIVQKVQANDAPDIALLPQPGIIKDLAAKGKVTPLDDVLDMPALEKSMTSGTLDVAKADGKTYGLMVSMNVKGLVFYPKKAFEDAGYTAPKTLDELNTLTEKIKGDGNTPWCLGIESGAATGWPVTDWIENLVLRYGGVDKYNEWVSHGIKFDSSLVRQAAAEFERIAFTDGNVLGGRKSIASNAFGTAGNPMFKDKPGCYMYQQGSFITGFFPKDVQKNLDAEVGVFGLPPATADGENPVEGGGDTASIYKDSPAARKVMNLLAATDLGTTAATNGSSFISPHKDFPLDTYPLKTTQSVAKVAYDSTGFAFDGSDLMPTAVGSGTFWKDMTSWITGEESLDSALKNIDASWPAG, via the coding sequence ATGTCCACACGGAAGCTCATCGGCAGTGCGAGCGCGCTCGGCGCGCTCGCACTGATCGCCACCGGCTGCTCGTCCGGATCCGGCAGCGGCACAGACACGAAGACCGTCACGATCTGGACCCAGATGGACCAGCCGATCATCGACGGCCTCAAGGCCGAACTCGCTCCGCGGGCCAAGGCCGAGGGCATCACCGTCAAGTGGCGCAGGGTCGACAACATCAACCAGCTGATCGTGCAGAAGGTGCAGGCCAACGATGCACCGGACATCGCGCTCCTCCCACAGCCCGGCATCATCAAGGACCTCGCAGCGAAGGGCAAGGTCACTCCGCTGGACGACGTCCTGGACATGCCGGCCCTGGAGAAGAGCATGACGTCGGGAACGCTGGACGTGGCCAAGGCCGACGGCAAGACCTACGGCCTGATGGTCAGCATGAACGTCAAGGGTCTGGTCTTCTACCCGAAGAAGGCGTTCGAGGACGCCGGCTACACCGCTCCGAAGACCCTGGACGAGCTCAACACCCTCACGGAGAAGATCAAGGGCGACGGGAACACGCCCTGGTGCCTGGGCATCGAGTCCGGCGCGGCGACCGGCTGGCCGGTCACCGACTGGATCGAGAATCTGGTCCTGAGATACGGCGGTGTCGACAAGTACAACGAGTGGGTGTCGCACGGCATCAAGTTCGACTCGTCGCTGGTCCGCCAGGCCGCCGCCGAGTTCGAGAGGATCGCCTTCACCGACGGCAACGTGCTCGGCGGCCGCAAGTCCATCGCCAGCAACGCCTTCGGTACTGCGGGCAACCCGATGTTCAAGGACAAGCCGGGCTGCTACATGTACCAGCAGGGCAGCTTCATCACCGGCTTCTTCCCCAAGGACGTCCAGAAGAACCTGGACGCCGAGGTCGGCGTCTTCGGGCTGCCCCCGGCCACGGCGGACGGTGAGAACCCCGTCGAGGGCGGCGGCGACACCGCCTCCATCTACAAGGACAGTCCGGCCGCCCGGAAGGTGATGAACCTGCTCGCGGCCACCGACCTGGGCACCACCGCCGCGACCAACGGCTCGTCCTTCATCTCCCCGCACAAGGACTTCCCGCTCGACACCTACCCGCTGAAGACCACCCAGTCGGTCGCCAAGGTCGCCTACGACTCGACCGGCTTCGCCTTCGACGGCTCCGACCTGATGCCGACCGCCGTCGGCTCCGGCACGTTCTGGAAGGACATGACGTCCTGGATCACGGGCGAGGAGTCGCTGGACAGCGCCCTGAAGAACATCGACGCCAGCTGGCCCGCCGGCTGA
- a CDS encoding sugar ABC transporter permease — protein sequence MVSQILSTALTVLVGVVAALAVYWALNRLAEALPAPWEHRIKPYLYIAPAVAAIGVYLVYPTVITVVDSFRSSDGSGFVGLDNFSRLLGTPAFRQTLLNTLLWIAIVPAACIVVGLLVAVLTDRLSFRAERAAKTIIFMPMAISAVGSATVWRFMYAAQPAGTGQTGLLNGIVTAFGHEPVPWLQQSTLHANSLLLMVMLLWGQAGFSMVLLSAAIKGVPAETLEAARLDGAGESRIFWRIIVPQIRGTLITVWITVLITVMKIFDVVYVMTNGSFNTNVVGLEFFNQLYTNYNYGYASAIVVMLLVAIVPIMIYQIRHFRAEESA from the coding sequence GTGGTCAGCCAAATACTCTCGACGGCGCTCACGGTGCTGGTGGGCGTCGTCGCCGCCCTGGCCGTCTACTGGGCGCTCAACAGACTCGCCGAAGCCCTGCCGGCCCCTTGGGAACACCGGATCAAGCCCTACTTGTACATTGCGCCGGCGGTCGCAGCGATCGGGGTCTATCTCGTCTATCCGACGGTCATCACCGTTGTCGACAGTTTCCGCAGCAGCGACGGTTCGGGCTTCGTCGGGCTGGACAACTTCAGCCGGCTCCTCGGGACACCGGCCTTCCGGCAGACCCTGCTCAACACGCTGCTGTGGATCGCCATCGTCCCGGCCGCCTGCATCGTCGTGGGCCTGCTCGTCGCCGTGCTCACGGACCGGCTGTCCTTCAGGGCCGAGAGGGCGGCCAAGACCATCATCTTCATGCCCATGGCCATCAGCGCCGTGGGGTCGGCGACGGTATGGCGCTTCATGTACGCCGCCCAGCCCGCCGGAACCGGGCAGACCGGTCTGCTGAACGGCATCGTCACCGCCTTCGGCCACGAACCGGTCCCCTGGCTCCAGCAGAGCACCCTGCACGCCAACAGTCTGCTGCTCATGGTCATGCTGCTGTGGGGGCAGGCGGGCTTCTCCATGGTGCTGCTGTCCGCGGCCATCAAGGGTGTCCCCGCGGAGACCCTGGAGGCCGCCCGGCTGGACGGTGCGGGCGAGTCACGGATCTTCTGGCGGATCATTGTTCCGCAGATCCGAGGCACGCTCATCACGGTCTGGATCACCGTGCTCATCACCGTCATGAAGATCTTCGACGTGGTCTATGTGATGACCAACGGGTCCTTCAACACCAATGTCGTCGGCCTGGAGTTCTTCAATCAGCTCTACACGAACTACAACTACGGCTACGCGTCGGCGATCGTCGTCATGCTGCTCGTCGCCATCGTGCCGATCATGATCTACCAGATTCGCCACTTCAGGGCGGAGGAGTCGGCATGA